In one window of Melospiza melodia melodia isolate bMelMel2 chromosome 21, bMelMel2.pri, whole genome shotgun sequence DNA:
- the ANKRD13B gene encoding ankyrin repeat domain-containing protein 13B isoform X1, translating to MLASCSGRKGPEGRYPLHYLVWHNRARDLDRELSAKQADIEQLDPRGRTPLHLATTLGHLECARVLLKHGADVGKENRSGWTVLQEAVSTRDLELVQLVLRYRDYQRAIKRLAGIPVLLEKLRKAQDFYVEMKWEFTSWVPLVSKICPSDTYKVWKSGQNLRVDTTLLGFDHMTWQRGNRSFVFRGQDSSAVVMEIDHDRRVVYSETLALAGHDQEVLLAAVQPTEEQVMGRLTAPVVTTQLDTKNIAFERNKSGILGWRSEKTEMVNGYEAKVYGASNVELITRTRTEHLSDQHKGKSKGCKTPLQSFLGIAEQHVGPNNGTLITQTLSHANPTAITPEEYFNPNFELGNRDMGRPMELTTKTQKFKAKLWLCEDHPLSLCEQVAPIIDLMAISNALFAKLRDFITLRLPPGFPVKIEIPIFHILNARITFGNLNGCDEPVSSLRHSPSSEAPSPSSDSSSVSSSSSLTSCRACEMDPALFEVPRGYSVVGTHQDALREDEDDLLQFAIQQSLLEAGSEYDQVTIWEALTNSKPGTHPMSHEGRRGDRLDSAAHGSPASPRGPGGGAGPGAGRAVPQLRGAAAPGHGAVGAGAGGSGAPDAPGGGGSAAHPAALADGEVTPQPR from the exons ATGCTCGCGTCTTGCTCGGGCAGGAAGGGGCCGGAGGGCAGGTACCCGCTGCATTACCTCGTCTGGCACAACCGCGCCCGTGACCTGGACCGGGAGCTCAGCGCCAAGCAG GCCGACATCGAGCAGCTGGACCCCCGAGGACGCACTCCCCTGCACCTGGCCACCACGCTGGGCCACCTGGAGTGTGCCAGGGTGCTGCTGAAGCATGGCGCCGACGTGGGCAAGGAGAACCGCAGCGGATGGACGG TCCTGCAGGAGGCTGTGAGCACCCGTGACCTGGAGCTGGTGCAGCTGGTGCTGCGCTACCGCGACTACCAGAGAGCCATCAAGCGCCTGGCGGGGATCCCGGTGCTGCTGGAGAAGCTGCGCAAG GCCCAGGACTTCTACGTGGAGATGAAGTGGGAGTTCACCAGCTGGG TGCCCCTGGTGTCCAAGATCTGCCCCAGCGACACCTACAAGGTGTGGAAGAGTGGCCAGAACCTGCGGGTGGACACCACGCTGCTGGGCTTCGACCACATGACCTGGCAGCGGGGCAACCGCAGCTTCGTCTTTCGGGGACAAG ACAGCAGTGCGGTGGTGATGGAGATTGACCACGACAGGCGGGTGGTCTACTCGGAGACGCTGGCCCTGGCCGGCCACGACCaggaggtgctgctggctgctgtgcagcccaCCGAGGAGCAGGTGATGGGGCGGCTCACGGCCCCCGTCGTCACCACCCAGCTCGACACCAAGAACATCGCCTTCGAGAG GAACAAATCTGGGATCCTGGGCTGGAGGAGCGAGAAGACGGAAATGGTGAATGGGTATGAGGCGAAG GTCTATGGCGCTTCCAACGTGGAGCTGATCACACGGACACGGACCGAGCACCTCTCAGACCAGCACAAGGGCAAGAGCAAAG GCTGTAAGACCCCCCTGCAATCCTTCCTGGGCATCGCTGAGCAGCACGTGGGGCCCAACAATGGG ACACTGATCACGCAGACACTGAGCCACGCCAACCCCACTGCCATCACCCCCGAGGAGTACTTCAACCCCAACTTCGAGCTGGGCAACCGGGACATGGGGCGGCCCATGGAGCTCACCACCAAGACACAGAA GTTCAAGGCAAAGCTGTGGCTGTGTGAGGACCACCCGCTGTCCCTGTGTGAGCAGGTTGCCCCCATCATCGATCTCATGGCAATAAGCAACGCGCTCTTCGCCAAACTGCGGGACTTCATCACCCTGCGCCTCCCGCCCGGCTTCCCCGTCAAGATTG aAATCCCCATCTTCCATATCCTCAACGCCCGAATAACCTTCGGCAACCTCAATGGGTGTGATGAGCCGGTGAGCTCCCTgcggcacagccccagcagcgagGCGCCCTCGCCCAGCAGCGACTCCTCCAGcgtcagcagctccagctccctca cctcGTGCCGAGCGTGTGAGATGGACCCGGCGCTGTTCGAGGTGCCGCGGGGGTACAGCGTGGTGGGCACCCACCAGGACGCCCTGCGGGAGGACGAGGATGACCTGCTGCAGTTTGCTATCCAGCAGAGCCTGCTGGAGGCGGGCAGCGAGTACGACCAG GTGACCATTTGGGAAGCACTGACCAACAGCAAGCCGGGCACCCACCCCATGTCGCACGAGGGCCGCCGGGGAGACAGGTTG GACTCCGCAGCACACGGCAGCCCCGCGTCCCCCCGCGgccccggcggcggggccgggccgggcgccggGCGCGCTGTTCCCCAGCTACGCGGAGCAGCTGCGCCTGGCCATGGCGCTGTCGGCGCGGGAGCAGGAGGAAGCGGAGCGCCGGACgcgccaggaggaggaggatctgCAGCGCATCCTGCAGCTCTCGCTGACGGAGAAGTGACCCCGCAGCCCCGCTGA
- the ANKRD13B gene encoding ankyrin repeat domain-containing protein 13B isoform X2 has protein sequence MLASCSGRKGPEGRYPLHYLVWHNRARDLDRELSAKQADIEQLDPRGRTPLHLATTLGHLECARVLLKHGADVGKENRSGWTVLQEAVSTRDLELVQLVLRYRDYQRAIKRLAGIPVLLEKLRKAQDFYVEMKWEFTSWVPLVSKICPSDTYKVWKSGQNLRVDTTLLGFDHMTWQRGNRSFVFRGQDSSAVVMEIDHDRRVVYSETLALAGHDQEVLLAAVQPTEEQVMGRLTAPVVTTQLDTKNIAFERNKSGILGWRSEKTEMVNGYEAKVYGASNVELITRTRTEHLSDQHKGKSKGCKTPLQSFLGIAEQHVGPNNGTLITQTLSHANPTAITPEEYFNPNFELGNRDMGRPMELTTKTQKFKAKLWLCEDHPLSLCEQVAPIIDLMAISNALFAKLRDFITLRLPPGFPVKIEIPIFHILNARITFGNLNGCDEPVSSLRHSPSSEAPSPSSDSSSVSSSSSLTSCRACEMDPALFEVPRGYSVVGTHQDALREDEDDLLQFAIQQSLLEAGSEYDQVTIWEALTNSKPGTHPMSHEGRRGDRTPQHTAAPRPPAAPAAGPGRAPGALFPSYAEQLRLAMALSAREQEEAERRTRQEEEDLQRILQLSLTEK, from the exons ATGCTCGCGTCTTGCTCGGGCAGGAAGGGGCCGGAGGGCAGGTACCCGCTGCATTACCTCGTCTGGCACAACCGCGCCCGTGACCTGGACCGGGAGCTCAGCGCCAAGCAG GCCGACATCGAGCAGCTGGACCCCCGAGGACGCACTCCCCTGCACCTGGCCACCACGCTGGGCCACCTGGAGTGTGCCAGGGTGCTGCTGAAGCATGGCGCCGACGTGGGCAAGGAGAACCGCAGCGGATGGACGG TCCTGCAGGAGGCTGTGAGCACCCGTGACCTGGAGCTGGTGCAGCTGGTGCTGCGCTACCGCGACTACCAGAGAGCCATCAAGCGCCTGGCGGGGATCCCGGTGCTGCTGGAGAAGCTGCGCAAG GCCCAGGACTTCTACGTGGAGATGAAGTGGGAGTTCACCAGCTGGG TGCCCCTGGTGTCCAAGATCTGCCCCAGCGACACCTACAAGGTGTGGAAGAGTGGCCAGAACCTGCGGGTGGACACCACGCTGCTGGGCTTCGACCACATGACCTGGCAGCGGGGCAACCGCAGCTTCGTCTTTCGGGGACAAG ACAGCAGTGCGGTGGTGATGGAGATTGACCACGACAGGCGGGTGGTCTACTCGGAGACGCTGGCCCTGGCCGGCCACGACCaggaggtgctgctggctgctgtgcagcccaCCGAGGAGCAGGTGATGGGGCGGCTCACGGCCCCCGTCGTCACCACCCAGCTCGACACCAAGAACATCGCCTTCGAGAG GAACAAATCTGGGATCCTGGGCTGGAGGAGCGAGAAGACGGAAATGGTGAATGGGTATGAGGCGAAG GTCTATGGCGCTTCCAACGTGGAGCTGATCACACGGACACGGACCGAGCACCTCTCAGACCAGCACAAGGGCAAGAGCAAAG GCTGTAAGACCCCCCTGCAATCCTTCCTGGGCATCGCTGAGCAGCACGTGGGGCCCAACAATGGG ACACTGATCACGCAGACACTGAGCCACGCCAACCCCACTGCCATCACCCCCGAGGAGTACTTCAACCCCAACTTCGAGCTGGGCAACCGGGACATGGGGCGGCCCATGGAGCTCACCACCAAGACACAGAA GTTCAAGGCAAAGCTGTGGCTGTGTGAGGACCACCCGCTGTCCCTGTGTGAGCAGGTTGCCCCCATCATCGATCTCATGGCAATAAGCAACGCGCTCTTCGCCAAACTGCGGGACTTCATCACCCTGCGCCTCCCGCCCGGCTTCCCCGTCAAGATTG aAATCCCCATCTTCCATATCCTCAACGCCCGAATAACCTTCGGCAACCTCAATGGGTGTGATGAGCCGGTGAGCTCCCTgcggcacagccccagcagcgagGCGCCCTCGCCCAGCAGCGACTCCTCCAGcgtcagcagctccagctccctca cctcGTGCCGAGCGTGTGAGATGGACCCGGCGCTGTTCGAGGTGCCGCGGGGGTACAGCGTGGTGGGCACCCACCAGGACGCCCTGCGGGAGGACGAGGATGACCTGCTGCAGTTTGCTATCCAGCAGAGCCTGCTGGAGGCGGGCAGCGAGTACGACCAG GTGACCATTTGGGAAGCACTGACCAACAGCAAGCCGGGCACCCACCCCATGTCGCACGAGGGCCGCCGGGGAGACAG GACTCCGCAGCACACGGCAGCCCCGCGTCCCCCCGCGgccccggcggcggggccgggccgggcgccggGCGCGCTGTTCCCCAGCTACGCGGAGCAGCTGCGCCTGGCCATGGCGCTGTCGGCGCGGGAGCAGGAGGAAGCGGAGCGCCGGACgcgccaggaggaggaggatctgCAGCGCATCCTGCAGCTCTCGCTGACGGAGAAGTGA
- the CORO6 gene encoding coronin-6 isoform X1, which translates to MSRRVVRQSKFRHVFGQPVKADQMYEDIRVSKVTCDSSFCAVNPKFVAIIVESGGGGAFIVLPLAKTGRVDKNHPLVTGHTAPVLDIDWCPHNDNVIASASEDTTVMVWQIPDYVPVRNITEPVVTLEGHSKRVSIISWHPTARNVLLSAGCDNLVILWNVGTGEMLLALDDMHTDLIYNVGWNRNGSLLVTTCKDKKVRVIDPRKQQIIAERFAPHEGLRPVRAIFTREGHIFTTGFTRMSQRELGLWDPNNFEEPIALQEMDTSNGVLLPFYDADSSIVYLCGKGDSSIRYFEITDEAPYVHYLNTYSSKEPQRGMGFMPKRGLDVSKCEIARFFKLHERKCEPIVMTVPRKSDLFQDDLYPDTPGPEPALEADEWLSGKDAEPILISLRDGYVPIKNRELKVVKKNILDSKPPPSPRRRHSTCDSDFSQPALEEVLEEIRALKETVQAQEKRISDLENKLGQFTNGTD; encoded by the exons ATGAGCCGCCGCGTGGTGCGCCAGAGCAAGTTCCGGCACGTCTTCGGGCAGCCGGTGAAGGCAGACCAGATGTACGAGGACATCCGTGTCTCCAAGGTGACGTGTGACAGCTCCTTCTGCGCTGTCAACCCCAAGTTTGTGGCCATCATTGTGGAGTCCGGTGGTGGCGGGGCCTTCATTGTCCTGCCCCTTGCCAag ACAGGACGGGTGGACAAGAACCACCCGCTGGTGACGGGACACACGGCGCCCGTGCTGGACATCGACTGGTGTCCCCACAACGACAACGTCATCGCCAGCGCCTCGGAGGACACCACTGTCATG GTGTGGCAGATCCCCGACTATGTCCCCGTGCGCAACATCACGGAGCCCGTGGTGACACTGGAGGGACACTCCAAGCGGGTGAGCATCATCTCCTGGCACCCCACCGCCCGCAACGTCCTGCTCAGCGCAG GCTGCGACAACCTGGTGATCCTCTGGAACGTGGGCACCGGGGAGATGCTGCTGGCTCTGGACGACATGCACACCGACCTCATCTACAACGTGGGCTGGAACCGCAACGGCAGCCTGCTGGTCACCACCTGCAAGGACAAGAAGGTCCGTGTCATCGACCCCCGCAAGCAGCAGATCATAGCG GAGAGGTTTGCCCCCCACGAAGGGCTGAGGCCCGTGCGGGCCATCTTCACACGGGAAGGACACATCTTTACCACGGGCTTTACCAGAATGAGCCAGcgggagctgggcttgtgggACCCG AATAACTTTGAGGAGCCCATTGCCCTGCAAGAGATGGACACGAGCAACGGGGTCCTGCTGCCCTTCTACGACGCCGATTCCAGCATTGTCTACCTCTGTGGGAAG GGTGACAGCAGCATCCGGTACTTCGAGATCACGGACGAGGCTCCCTACGTGCACTACCTGAACACCTACAGCAGCAAGGAGCCCCAGCGGGGCATGGGCTTCATGCCCAAGCGAGGGCTGGATGTCAGCAAGTGTGAGATCGCCAG GTTCTTCAAGCTGCACGAGCGCAAGTGCGAGCCCATTGTCATGACGGTGCCACGCAAG TCAGACCTCTTCCAGGATGACCTGTACCCCGACACGCCAGGCCCCGAGCCGGCCCTGGAGGCAGATGAGTGGCTGTCGGGGAAGGACGCAGAGCCCATCCTCATCTCGCTGCGGGATGGCTACGTGCCCATCAAGAACCGGGAGCTGAAGGTGGTCAAGAAGAACATCCTGGACAGCAAACCCCCGCCAAGCCCCCGGCGCAGGCACTCCACCTGCGACTCAGACTTCTCT cagccagccttgGAGGAGGTGCTGGAGGAGATCCGTGCCCTGAAGGAGACGGTCCAAGCGCAGGAGAAGCGCATCTCCGACCTGGAGAACAAACTCGGCCAGTTCACCAACGGCACGGACTAG
- the CORO6 gene encoding coronin-6 isoform X3: MSRRVVRQSKFRHVFGQPVKADQMYEDIRVSKVTCDSSFCAVNPKFVAIIVESGGGGAFIVLPLAKTGRVDKNHPLVTGHTAPVLDIDWCPHNDNVIASASEDTTVMVWQIPDYVPVRNITEPVVTLEGHSKRVSIISWHPTARNVLLSAGCDNLVILWNVGTGEMLLALDDMHTDLIYNVGWNRNGSLLVTTCKDKKVRVIDPRKQQIIAEKTKPHDGTRPIRAIFVADGKIFTTGFSRMSERQLGLWDLNNFEEPIALQEMDTSNGVLLPFYDADSSIVYLCGKGDSSIRYFEITDEAPYVHYLNTYSSKEPQRGMGFMPKRGLDVSKCEIARFFKLHERKCEPIVMTVPRKSDLFQDDLYPDTPGPEPALEADEWLSGKDAEPILISLRDGYVPIKNRELKVVKKNILDSKPPPSPRRRHSTCDSDFSPALEEVLEEIRALKETVQAQEKRISDLENKLGQFTNGTD, translated from the exons ATGAGCCGCCGCGTGGTGCGCCAGAGCAAGTTCCGGCACGTCTTCGGGCAGCCGGTGAAGGCAGACCAGATGTACGAGGACATCCGTGTCTCCAAGGTGACGTGTGACAGCTCCTTCTGCGCTGTCAACCCCAAGTTTGTGGCCATCATTGTGGAGTCCGGTGGTGGCGGGGCCTTCATTGTCCTGCCCCTTGCCAag ACAGGACGGGTGGACAAGAACCACCCGCTGGTGACGGGACACACGGCGCCCGTGCTGGACATCGACTGGTGTCCCCACAACGACAACGTCATCGCCAGCGCCTCGGAGGACACCACTGTCATG GTGTGGCAGATCCCCGACTATGTCCCCGTGCGCAACATCACGGAGCCCGTGGTGACACTGGAGGGACACTCCAAGCGGGTGAGCATCATCTCCTGGCACCCCACCGCCCGCAACGTCCTGCTCAGCGCAG GCTGCGACAACCTGGTGATCCTCTGGAACGTGGGCACCGGGGAGATGCTGCTGGCTCTGGACGACATGCACACCGACCTCATCTACAACGTGGGCTGGAACCGCAACGGCAGCCTGCTGGTCACCACCTGCAAGGACAAGAAGGTCCGTGTCATCGACCCCCGCAAGCAGCAGATCATAGCG GAGAAAACCAAACCGCACGACGGCACCCGGCCCATCCGCGCCATCTTCGTGGCCGATGGCAAGATCTTCACCACGGGCTTCAGCAGGATGAGCGAGCGGCAGCTGGGCCTCTGGGACCTG AATAACTTTGAGGAGCCCATTGCCCTGCAAGAGATGGACACGAGCAACGGGGTCCTGCTGCCCTTCTACGACGCCGATTCCAGCATTGTCTACCTCTGTGGGAAG GGTGACAGCAGCATCCGGTACTTCGAGATCACGGACGAGGCTCCCTACGTGCACTACCTGAACACCTACAGCAGCAAGGAGCCCCAGCGGGGCATGGGCTTCATGCCCAAGCGAGGGCTGGATGTCAGCAAGTGTGAGATCGCCAG GTTCTTCAAGCTGCACGAGCGCAAGTGCGAGCCCATTGTCATGACGGTGCCACGCAAG TCAGACCTCTTCCAGGATGACCTGTACCCCGACACGCCAGGCCCCGAGCCGGCCCTGGAGGCAGATGAGTGGCTGTCGGGGAAGGACGCAGAGCCCATCCTCATCTCGCTGCGGGATGGCTACGTGCCCATCAAGAACCGGGAGCTGAAGGTGGTCAAGAAGAACATCCTGGACAGCAAACCCCCGCCAAGCCCCCGGCGCAGGCACTCCACCTGCGACTCAGACTTCTCT ccagccttgGAGGAGGTGCTGGAGGAGATCCGTGCCCTGAAGGAGACGGTCCAAGCGCAGGAGAAGCGCATCTCCGACCTGGAGAACAAACTCGGCCAGTTCACCAACGGCACGGACTAG
- the CORO6 gene encoding coronin-6 isoform X4 produces the protein MSRRVVRQSKFRHVFGQPVKADQMYEDIRVSKVTCDSSFCAVNPKFVAIIVESGGGGAFIVLPLAKTGRVDKNHPLVTGHTAPVLDIDWCPHNDNVIASASEDTTVMVWQIPDYVPVRNITEPVVTLEGHSKRVSIISWHPTARNVLLSAGCDNLVILWNVGTGEMLLALDDMHTDLIYNVGWNRNGSLLVTTCKDKKVRVIDPRKQQIIAEKTKPHDGTRPIRAIFVADGKIFTTGFSRMSERQLGLWDLERFAPHEGLRPVRAIFTREGHIFTTGFTRMSQRELGLWDPNNFEEPIALQEMDTSNGVLLPFYDADSSIVYLCGKGDSSIRYFEITDEAPYVHYLNTYSSKEPQRGMGFMPKRGLDVSKCEIARFFKLHERKCEPIVMTVPRKSDLFQDDLYPDTPGPEPALEADEWLSGKDAEPILISLRDGYVPIKNRELKVVKKNILDSKPPPSPRRRHSTCDSDFSQPALEEVLEEIRALKETVQAQEKRISDLENKLGQFTNGTD, from the exons ATGAGCCGCCGCGTGGTGCGCCAGAGCAAGTTCCGGCACGTCTTCGGGCAGCCGGTGAAGGCAGACCAGATGTACGAGGACATCCGTGTCTCCAAGGTGACGTGTGACAGCTCCTTCTGCGCTGTCAACCCCAAGTTTGTGGCCATCATTGTGGAGTCCGGTGGTGGCGGGGCCTTCATTGTCCTGCCCCTTGCCAag ACAGGACGGGTGGACAAGAACCACCCGCTGGTGACGGGACACACGGCGCCCGTGCTGGACATCGACTGGTGTCCCCACAACGACAACGTCATCGCCAGCGCCTCGGAGGACACCACTGTCATG GTGTGGCAGATCCCCGACTATGTCCCCGTGCGCAACATCACGGAGCCCGTGGTGACACTGGAGGGACACTCCAAGCGGGTGAGCATCATCTCCTGGCACCCCACCGCCCGCAACGTCCTGCTCAGCGCAG GCTGCGACAACCTGGTGATCCTCTGGAACGTGGGCACCGGGGAGATGCTGCTGGCTCTGGACGACATGCACACCGACCTCATCTACAACGTGGGCTGGAACCGCAACGGCAGCCTGCTGGTCACCACCTGCAAGGACAAGAAGGTCCGTGTCATCGACCCCCGCAAGCAGCAGATCATAGCG GAGAAAACCAAACCGCACGACGGCACCCGGCCCATCCGCGCCATCTTCGTGGCCGATGGCAAGATCTTCACCACGGGCTTCAGCAGGATGAGCGAGCGGCAGCTGGGCCTCTGGGACCTG GAGAGGTTTGCCCCCCACGAAGGGCTGAGGCCCGTGCGGGCCATCTTCACACGGGAAGGACACATCTTTACCACGGGCTTTACCAGAATGAGCCAGcgggagctgggcttgtgggACCCG AATAACTTTGAGGAGCCCATTGCCCTGCAAGAGATGGACACGAGCAACGGGGTCCTGCTGCCCTTCTACGACGCCGATTCCAGCATTGTCTACCTCTGTGGGAAG GGTGACAGCAGCATCCGGTACTTCGAGATCACGGACGAGGCTCCCTACGTGCACTACCTGAACACCTACAGCAGCAAGGAGCCCCAGCGGGGCATGGGCTTCATGCCCAAGCGAGGGCTGGATGTCAGCAAGTGTGAGATCGCCAG GTTCTTCAAGCTGCACGAGCGCAAGTGCGAGCCCATTGTCATGACGGTGCCACGCAAG TCAGACCTCTTCCAGGATGACCTGTACCCCGACACGCCAGGCCCCGAGCCGGCCCTGGAGGCAGATGAGTGGCTGTCGGGGAAGGACGCAGAGCCCATCCTCATCTCGCTGCGGGATGGCTACGTGCCCATCAAGAACCGGGAGCTGAAGGTGGTCAAGAAGAACATCCTGGACAGCAAACCCCCGCCAAGCCCCCGGCGCAGGCACTCCACCTGCGACTCAGACTTCTCT cagccagccttgGAGGAGGTGCTGGAGGAGATCCGTGCCCTGAAGGAGACGGTCCAAGCGCAGGAGAAGCGCATCTCCGACCTGGAGAACAAACTCGGCCAGTTCACCAACGGCACGGACTAG
- the CORO6 gene encoding coronin-6 isoform X2: MSRRVVRQSKFRHVFGQPVKADQMYEDIRVSKVTCDSSFCAVNPKFVAIIVESGGGGAFIVLPLAKTGRVDKNHPLVTGHTAPVLDIDWCPHNDNVIASASEDTTVMVWQIPDYVPVRNITEPVVTLEGHSKRVSIISWHPTARNVLLSAGCDNLVILWNVGTGEMLLALDDMHTDLIYNVGWNRNGSLLVTTCKDKKVRVIDPRKQQIIAEKTKPHDGTRPIRAIFVADGKIFTTGFSRMSERQLGLWDLNNFEEPIALQEMDTSNGVLLPFYDADSSIVYLCGKGDSSIRYFEITDEAPYVHYLNTYSSKEPQRGMGFMPKRGLDVSKCEIARFFKLHERKCEPIVMTVPRKSDLFQDDLYPDTPGPEPALEADEWLSGKDAEPILISLRDGYVPIKNRELKVVKKNILDSKPPPSPRRRHSTCDSDFSQPALEEVLEEIRALKETVQAQEKRISDLENKLGQFTNGTD; this comes from the exons ATGAGCCGCCGCGTGGTGCGCCAGAGCAAGTTCCGGCACGTCTTCGGGCAGCCGGTGAAGGCAGACCAGATGTACGAGGACATCCGTGTCTCCAAGGTGACGTGTGACAGCTCCTTCTGCGCTGTCAACCCCAAGTTTGTGGCCATCATTGTGGAGTCCGGTGGTGGCGGGGCCTTCATTGTCCTGCCCCTTGCCAag ACAGGACGGGTGGACAAGAACCACCCGCTGGTGACGGGACACACGGCGCCCGTGCTGGACATCGACTGGTGTCCCCACAACGACAACGTCATCGCCAGCGCCTCGGAGGACACCACTGTCATG GTGTGGCAGATCCCCGACTATGTCCCCGTGCGCAACATCACGGAGCCCGTGGTGACACTGGAGGGACACTCCAAGCGGGTGAGCATCATCTCCTGGCACCCCACCGCCCGCAACGTCCTGCTCAGCGCAG GCTGCGACAACCTGGTGATCCTCTGGAACGTGGGCACCGGGGAGATGCTGCTGGCTCTGGACGACATGCACACCGACCTCATCTACAACGTGGGCTGGAACCGCAACGGCAGCCTGCTGGTCACCACCTGCAAGGACAAGAAGGTCCGTGTCATCGACCCCCGCAAGCAGCAGATCATAGCG GAGAAAACCAAACCGCACGACGGCACCCGGCCCATCCGCGCCATCTTCGTGGCCGATGGCAAGATCTTCACCACGGGCTTCAGCAGGATGAGCGAGCGGCAGCTGGGCCTCTGGGACCTG AATAACTTTGAGGAGCCCATTGCCCTGCAAGAGATGGACACGAGCAACGGGGTCCTGCTGCCCTTCTACGACGCCGATTCCAGCATTGTCTACCTCTGTGGGAAG GGTGACAGCAGCATCCGGTACTTCGAGATCACGGACGAGGCTCCCTACGTGCACTACCTGAACACCTACAGCAGCAAGGAGCCCCAGCGGGGCATGGGCTTCATGCCCAAGCGAGGGCTGGATGTCAGCAAGTGTGAGATCGCCAG GTTCTTCAAGCTGCACGAGCGCAAGTGCGAGCCCATTGTCATGACGGTGCCACGCAAG TCAGACCTCTTCCAGGATGACCTGTACCCCGACACGCCAGGCCCCGAGCCGGCCCTGGAGGCAGATGAGTGGCTGTCGGGGAAGGACGCAGAGCCCATCCTCATCTCGCTGCGGGATGGCTACGTGCCCATCAAGAACCGGGAGCTGAAGGTGGTCAAGAAGAACATCCTGGACAGCAAACCCCCGCCAAGCCCCCGGCGCAGGCACTCCACCTGCGACTCAGACTTCTCT cagccagccttgGAGGAGGTGCTGGAGGAGATCCGTGCCCTGAAGGAGACGGTCCAAGCGCAGGAGAAGCGCATCTCCGACCTGGAGAACAAACTCGGCCAGTTCACCAACGGCACGGACTAG